Proteins found in one Oncorhynchus gorbuscha isolate QuinsamMale2020 ecotype Even-year linkage group LG15, OgorEven_v1.0, whole genome shotgun sequence genomic segment:
- the LOC123996523 gene encoding 26S proteasome non-ATPase regulatory subunit 4-like isoform X2: protein MGLESTMVCVDNSEYMRNGDFLPTRLQAQQDAVNIVCHSKTRSNPENNVGLITMANNCEVLTTLTADAGRILSKLHAVQPRGNISFCTGIRVAHLALKHRQGKNHKMRIIAFVGSPVEDNEKDLVKMAKRLKKEKVSVDIINFGEEEVNTEKLTAFINTLNGKEGAGSHLVTVPPGPSLADALLSSPILAGEGGAMLGLGSSDFEFGVDPSADPELALALRVSMEEQRQRQEDETRRAAVVSATEAGVPSPTADESDEALLKMSVPQADTATPAMPDFSRMTEDEQIAYALQMSMQGGEFGAESMDMDTGAPVDSEGAKDEEDYDVMQDPEFLQSVLENLPGVDPNNEAIRNAMGSLASQTGSKPDSKKDKDDEKKK, encoded by the exons ATGGGACTCGAAAGTACTATGGTCTG TGTGGACAACAGTGAGTATATGAGGAATGGAGACTTCCTCCCCACCAGACTTCAGGCCCAGCAAGATGCTGTCAACATTGTGTGCCACTCCAAGACGCGCAGCAACCCTGAGAACAATGTGGGCCTCATCACCATGGCCAA TAACTGTGAGGTGCTGACCACCTTGACTGCAGACGCGGGGAGGATACTGTCTAAACTGCACGCTGTCCAGCCCCGTGGAAACATCAGCTTCTGCACAGGCATCAGAGTGGCACAT ttggcTCTGAAGCACAGACAGGGGAAGAACCACAAGATGCGTATAATTGCCTTTGTGGGCAGCCCAGTGGAGGACAACGAGAAGGAT CTGGTGAAAATGGCAAAGCGTCTAAAGAAAGAGAAAGTCAGTGTGGACATCATTAACTTTGGAGAGGAG GAGGTGAACACAGAAAAGCTGACGGCCTTCATCAACACTCTGaatgggaaggaaggagcaggGTCCCACCTTGTGACAGTGCCTCCAGGCCCCAGTCTGGCTGATGCCCTGCTGTCCTCTCCTATCCTTGCTGGGGAGGGAGGAGCCATGCTGGGCCTGGGGTCCAGTGACTTTGAGTTTGGAGTGGACCCTAGTGCAGACCCAGAGCTGGCACTG GCTCTGAGGGTGTCTATGGaggagcagagacagaggcaggaggATGAGACTCGCAGGGCAGCAGTGGTGTCTGCTACTGAGGCCGGGGTTCCCTCGCCTACCGCTGACG AGTCAGACGAAGCTCTGCTGAAGATGTCAGTCCCCCAGGCTGACACGGCCACGCCCGCTATGCCCGACTTCAGCCGCATGACAGAGGACGAGCAGATTGCCTACGCCCTACAGATGTCCATGCAGGGTGGAG AGTTTGGTGCAGAGTCAATGGACATGGACACAGGAGCCCCTGTAGACTCAGAGGGTGCTAAG GATGAGGAGGACTATGATGTGATGCAGGACCCAGAGTTCCTCCAAAGCGTCCTGGAGAACCTACCGGGTGTCGACCCCAACAACGAGGCCATCCGGAATGCCATGGGCTCGCTGGCCTCACAGACAGGATCCAAACCTGACAGCAAGAAAGACAAAGACGATGAGAAGAAGAAATGA
- the LOC123996523 gene encoding 26S proteasome non-ATPase regulatory subunit 4-like isoform X1 — protein MGLESTMVCVDNSEYMRNGDFLPTRLQAQQDAVNIVCHSKTRSNPENNVGLITMANNCEVLTTLTADAGRILSKLHAVQPRGNISFCTGIRVAHLALKHRQGKNHKMRIIAFVGSPVEDNEKDLVKMAKRLKKEKVSVDIINFGEEEVNTEKLTAFINTLNGKEGAGSHLVTVPPGPSLADALLSSPILAGEGGAMLGLGSSDFEFGVDPSADPELALALRVSMEEQRQRQEDETRRAAVVSATEAGVPSPTADESDEALLKMSVPQADTATPAMPDFSRMTEDEQIAYALQMSMQGGAEFGAESMDMDTGAPVDSEGAKDEEDYDVMQDPEFLQSVLENLPGVDPNNEAIRNAMGSLASQTGSKPDSKKDKDDEKKK, from the exons ATGGGACTCGAAAGTACTATGGTCTG TGTGGACAACAGTGAGTATATGAGGAATGGAGACTTCCTCCCCACCAGACTTCAGGCCCAGCAAGATGCTGTCAACATTGTGTGCCACTCCAAGACGCGCAGCAACCCTGAGAACAATGTGGGCCTCATCACCATGGCCAA TAACTGTGAGGTGCTGACCACCTTGACTGCAGACGCGGGGAGGATACTGTCTAAACTGCACGCTGTCCAGCCCCGTGGAAACATCAGCTTCTGCACAGGCATCAGAGTGGCACAT ttggcTCTGAAGCACAGACAGGGGAAGAACCACAAGATGCGTATAATTGCCTTTGTGGGCAGCCCAGTGGAGGACAACGAGAAGGAT CTGGTGAAAATGGCAAAGCGTCTAAAGAAAGAGAAAGTCAGTGTGGACATCATTAACTTTGGAGAGGAG GAGGTGAACACAGAAAAGCTGACGGCCTTCATCAACACTCTGaatgggaaggaaggagcaggGTCCCACCTTGTGACAGTGCCTCCAGGCCCCAGTCTGGCTGATGCCCTGCTGTCCTCTCCTATCCTTGCTGGGGAGGGAGGAGCCATGCTGGGCCTGGGGTCCAGTGACTTTGAGTTTGGAGTGGACCCTAGTGCAGACCCAGAGCTGGCACTG GCTCTGAGGGTGTCTATGGaggagcagagacagaggcaggaggATGAGACTCGCAGGGCAGCAGTGGTGTCTGCTACTGAGGCCGGGGTTCCCTCGCCTACCGCTGACG AGTCAGACGAAGCTCTGCTGAAGATGTCAGTCCCCCAGGCTGACACGGCCACGCCCGCTATGCCCGACTTCAGCCGCATGACAGAGGACGAGCAGATTGCCTACGCCCTACAGATGTCCATGCAGGGTGGAG CAGAGTTTGGTGCAGAGTCAATGGACATGGACACAGGAGCCCCTGTAGACTCAGAGGGTGCTAAG GATGAGGAGGACTATGATGTGATGCAGGACCCAGAGTTCCTCCAAAGCGTCCTGGAGAACCTACCGGGTGTCGACCCCAACAACGAGGCCATCCGGAATGCCATGGGCTCGCTGGCCTCACAGACAGGATCCAAACCTGACAGCAAGAAAGACAAAGACGATGAGAAGAAGAAATGA